A genomic region of Methanothermobacter sp. CaT2 contains the following coding sequences:
- a CDS encoding methanogenesis marker 6 protein produces the protein MSGKEKNHEESTRMIILGPSSRLSSSELVQRLHLLGLPLTIKSTCYGALVHGDTETVREAVRKIRSLDPANIFTKERGFPPGDPRRCRGHRGAAREGYHQLEKEFKLLGYVGEALERPQKAEPEKKEKVSVDEFRDVVERSLKSRQKT, from the coding sequence ATGTCCGGGAAAGAAAAAAATCATGAGGAATCAACAAGAATGATAATACTTGGGCCGTCATCAAGGCTGAGCTCATCGGAACTTGTCCAGAGGCTCCACCTCCTTGGACTGCCACTGACCATAAAATCAACATGTTACGGTGCGCTGGTGCATGGGGACACAGAGACTGTGAGGGAGGCTGTCAGAAAAATACGCAGCCTGGACCCGGCCAACATATTCACAAAGGAGAGGGGGTTCCCACCTGGGGACCCCCGGAGATGCAGAGGACACAGAGGAGCAGCAAGGGAGGGTTACCATCAGCTTGAAAAGGAATTCAAACTACTCGGATATGTGGGCGAGGCCCTTGAAAGGCCCCAGAAGGCCGAACCCGAAAAAAAGGAGAAGGTTTCTGTTGATGAATTCCGCGATGTAGTTGAGAGGAGTCTGAAATCCAGACAGAAAACATAG
- a CDS encoding type II toxin-antitoxin system VapC family toxin codes for MKRVLDASAFINGYIPEGTENYTVKSVTDEIRDFKSAMVLERALSDGRLRIMEPDPESMREVDEVTSRSGDAMRLSSTDREVIGLAVSLKKRGGVTVITDDYTIQNTLRILGIDFSSVLTSGIKETYQWRKICTGCRRVYPQDYQFGECEICGSEIKKKRYRSRR; via the coding sequence ATGAAGAGGGTTCTTGATGCATCTGCATTCATAAACGGATACATACCTGAGGGCACTGAAAACTACACAGTGAAGTCTGTAACAGATGAGATAAGGGACTTCAAATCGGCCATGGTCCTTGAGAGGGCACTCAGTGATGGCAGACTCAGAATAATGGAACCTGACCCTGAGAGCATGAGGGAGGTGGATGAGGTCACCAGCAGATCAGGGGATGCCATGAGACTGTCCAGTACAGACAGGGAGGTTATAGGACTTGCCGTTTCACTCAAAAAGAGGGGAGGGGTAACTGTAATCACCGATGACTATACAATACAGAACACCCTCAGAATTCTTGGAATAGATTTCAGCAGTGTCCTCACATCAGGTATAAAGGAGACCTATCAGTGGAGGAAGATATGCACTGGATGCAGGAGGGTGTACCCTCAGGACTACCAGTTTGGGGAATGTGAGATATGTGGCTCAGAGATAAAGAAGAAAAGATACAGGTCCCGCCGTTAG
- a CDS encoding methanogenesis marker 15 protein: MVKIAQISCGTDYSGVQKEIEKAARTFGAEIVIPEADLDYIDEAYEKFGFNCASSSIKLMIARAMSIVEGKTDADAVFIATCFRCAEGALVRNEIRRFIQQNTRLPVVTYSFTERTKADELFIRMEALSTIVARKSILAREKQEGLTLGIDSGSTTTKVVLMEDNEVIGTGWLPTTDVLGSAEKGIEEALAGTGYTLKDLDGIGVTGYGRLTIGKHYGADLIQEELSVNSKGAVFLADHQKGEATVLDIGGMDNKVITVNDGIPDNFTMGGICAGASGRFLEITARRLGVEIDELGSLAMKGDYRKAMLNSYCIVFGIQDLVTALAAGVSREDAAAAACHSVAEQVYEQQLQEIDVREPLIQVGGTSLIEGLVKAVSDILGGIDVIVPPYSQHIGAVGAALLVSGMKDISEG; the protein is encoded by the coding sequence ATGGTTAAAATAGCCCAGATTTCATGTGGAACCGACTACAGCGGTGTTCAGAAGGAAATTGAAAAGGCAGCGAGGACTTTTGGGGCCGAAATAGTGATCCCCGAGGCGGACCTTGACTACATAGACGAGGCCTATGAAAAATTTGGGTTCAACTGTGCCAGTTCAAGCATAAAACTCATGATAGCAAGGGCAATGTCAATCGTTGAGGGCAAAACAGATGCCGACGCGGTTTTCATAGCAACCTGCTTCAGGTGTGCAGAGGGGGCCCTTGTAAGGAACGAGATAAGGAGGTTCATACAGCAGAACACAAGGCTTCCAGTTGTAACCTACTCATTCACAGAGAGAACAAAGGCCGATGAACTGTTCATACGTATGGAGGCGCTCTCAACAATAGTGGCAAGGAAAAGCATACTTGCAAGGGAGAAACAGGAGGGCCTAACCCTTGGAATCGATTCAGGTTCAACAACCACCAAGGTAGTGCTGATGGAGGATAACGAGGTTATAGGAACAGGATGGCTTCCCACAACAGATGTCCTTGGCTCCGCAGAGAAGGGCATAGAGGAGGCCCTCGCAGGTACAGGTTACACGCTGAAGGACCTGGATGGGATAGGAGTTACAGGTTACGGCAGGTTAACCATAGGGAAACATTACGGGGCCGACCTCATACAGGAGGAGCTCAGTGTGAACTCCAAGGGTGCAGTGTTCCTTGCAGACCACCAGAAGGGGGAGGCAACGGTCCTGGATATAGGTGGTATGGACAACAAGGTCATAACCGTCAACGATGGCATACCCGACAACTTCACCATGGGGGGTATCTGCGCCGGTGCATCAGGACGTTTCCTGGAGATAACAGCCAGGAGGCTTGGAGTGGAGATAGATGAACTTGGAAGCCTGGCAATGAAGGGGGACTACCGGAAGGCGATGCTCAACAGTTACTGCATAGTCTTTGGTATACAGGACCTTGTAACCGCACTTGCAGCGGGAGTTTCAAGGGAGGATGCAGCAGCCGCGGCATGCCACTCGGTGGCCGAACAGGTATATGAGCAGCAGCTCCAGGAGATAGATGTGAGGGAACCCCTCATACAGGTGGGTGGAACATCCCTTATAGAGGGCCTTGTTAAGGCGGTAAGTGATATCTTGGGTGGTATCGATGTCATCGTACCCCCATATTCACAGCACATAGGCGCAGTTGGAGCGGCCCTCCTTGTTTCTGGAATGAAAGACATCAGTGAGGGTTAA
- a CDS encoding PRC-barrel domain-containing protein, with protein MRIVEEIIGKEVLDSSATVIGKVKDVEVDIESQTIEALVLGKGGISEGLGLSKGETIVPYEMVKKIGDKILLRGGEE; from the coding sequence ATGAGGATAGTTGAAGAAATAATCGGCAAAGAGGTTCTTGACAGTTCCGCAACGGTGATAGGCAAGGTAAAGGACGTTGAGGTTGACATAGAATCCCAGACAATAGAGGCACTCGTTCTTGGAAAGGGTGGAATATCAGAGGGTCTTGGGCTATCAAAAGGCGAGACAATAGTTCCCTACGAGATGGTTAAAAAGATAGGGGACAAGATACTCCTAAGGGGCGGCGAGGAATAA
- a CDS encoding molybdenum cofactor biosynthesis protein B — MKSSSMEEHRRLAPEDIICGVITLSDSKYEEFRKTGEIPEGDLSGRKLMEALSESYSVKEYRIIPDDRHELLSAVDDMIDKGADVIFTTGGTGIGSRDITVETLRGIFEKELDGFGEIFRYLSFKKLGAGAILSRATAGVYRKTLIFALPGSPNAVELGIQIAVPELGHLVKHLRE, encoded by the coding sequence ATGAAAAGTTCCAGCATGGAGGAGCACAGGAGATTGGCTCCAGAGGACATAATCTGCGGTGTCATCACCCTCAGTGATTCAAAATATGAGGAATTCAGAAAAACCGGTGAAATACCTGAAGGTGACCTATCAGGCAGAAAACTCATGGAGGCACTGTCTGAAAGTTACTCTGTTAAGGAATACAGGATAATACCCGATGACAGACATGAACTTCTATCTGCAGTTGATGATATGATAGATAAGGGTGCTGACGTTATATTTACCACCGGTGGCACAGGAATCGGAAGTAGAGACATAACAGTGGAGACCCTAAGGGGTATCTTTGAAAAGGAACTGGATGGTTTCGGTGAGATATTCAGGTACCTCTCATTTAAAAAGCTGGGAGCAGGGGCGATACTCAGCAGGGCAACGGCGGGTGTATACAGAAAAACACTGATATTTGCACTTCCAGGGTCACCGAACGCGGTGGAACTTGGAATTCAAATTGCTGTCCCTGAACTCGGTCACCTTGTTAAGCACCTCAGGGAATGA
- a CDS encoding methanogenesis marker 5 protein, with product MKIAIFPPNSLILADLVERRGHEPLVIQKEIREKVTDPEIDSPPFNITEEDPIRGLKYAAIEVPSGVRGRMAILGPLIEEADAAIIMEEAPFGFGCIGCARTNELCVFQLRKKGIPTLELKYPTTREETIDVVNRINKFLDELEAQNG from the coding sequence TTGAAGATAGCGATATTTCCACCAAATTCACTTATACTTGCAGATCTTGTTGAAAGAAGGGGACATGAACCCCTTGTAATCCAGAAAGAAATCAGGGAGAAGGTTACAGACCCTGAAATCGATTCACCACCCTTCAACATAACCGAGGAGGACCCGATAAGGGGCCTGAAGTACGCGGCAATAGAGGTTCCCTCAGGTGTAAGGGGGAGAATGGCAATCCTAGGGCCCCTCATAGAGGAGGCGGATGCCGCCATAATAATGGAGGAAGCCCCCTTTGGTTTTGGATGCATAGGATGCGCAAGGACCAATGAACTCTGCGTATTCCAGCTCAGGAAGAAGGGCATACCCACACTTGAACTGAAATACCCCACAACAAGGGAAGAGACAATAGATGTGGTTAACAGGATAAACAAATTCCTGGACGAACTGGAGGCTCAAAATGGTTAA
- a CDS encoding DUF2111 domain-containing protein, which yields MKITSSSTGEELKELGMCIHELVSRLPLTIRSREAKGLRIEDGKVIDDSYTGPVLEKVLESGEIARETPERGPYKGIPVVVVPLKENGEVLCAVGIVDATKGLFTDMVEIARRPQEGDRGEFY from the coding sequence ATGAAAATAACTTCATCATCCACTGGAGAGGAACTCAAGGAACTTGGAATGTGTATACATGAACTTGTAAGTCGTCTTCCCCTCACAATAAGGAGCCGGGAAGCAAAGGGTCTTCGAATAGAGGACGGCAAGGTGATCGATGACAGCTACACAGGACCCGTACTTGAAAAGGTCCTTGAATCAGGTGAGATAGCAAGGGAGACACCTGAGAGGGGACCCTACAAGGGAATACCCGTGGTCGTGGTACCCCTGAAGGAGAATGGCGAGGTACTCTGTGCGGTGGGAATCGTTGATGCCACAAAGGGCCTCTTCACAGACATGGTTGAAATAGCCAGAAGACCCCAGGAGGGAGACAGGGGGGAATTCTATTGA
- a CDS encoding methanogenesis marker 17 protein produces MGINVECYDPRGAEVYEIIARQVLQDLQLARAVDDLRIWVDPREPVFIIVVKTQRTSEPIYLEDMAEMEVDKATGAVHLRIRDETYLPQLLERLWETQGRGRVRQPSRFEVVVEDPISDISGMTVHDPSMNLRKRVYDAIFRIIPEGFRVIRDLSEDNIIALVCTDEVLRDEWILKAREIIDDMR; encoded by the coding sequence ATGGGGATAAATGTTGAGTGCTACGACCCTAGGGGTGCAGAGGTCTATGAGATAATAGCCCGCCAGGTTCTCCAGGATCTCCAGCTTGCAAGGGCAGTTGATGACCTGAGGATATGGGTTGATCCCAGGGAGCCGGTCTTCATCATAGTGGTTAAGACACAGAGGACCTCTGAGCCGATTTACCTTGAGGACATGGCTGAGATGGAGGTTGATAAGGCCACCGGAGCAGTCCACCTGAGGATAAGGGACGAGACGTACCTTCCACAGCTACTTGAAAGGCTCTGGGAGACACAGGGACGTGGAAGGGTACGGCAGCCATCCCGATTTGAGGTGGTGGTGGAGGACCCCATCTCTGATATCAGCGGAATGACGGTCCACGACCCCTCAATGAACCTGAGGAAGAGGGTCTACGATGCAATATTCCGTATAATACCAGAGGGATTCCGGGTTATAAGGGACCTTTCAGAGGATAACATAATAGCCCTTGTATGTACCGATGAGGTGCTCAGGGATGAATGGATTTTAAAGGCCAGGGAGATAATAGACGATATGAGGTGA
- the pyrE gene encoding orotate phosphoribosyltransferase, whose product MQVKDQEKLRETLIKLLSERNVIQRGKFVLSSGRESDYYVDIKRAITDPEVLDVIARLIKGEVEGADKIAGPALGAVPIATAVSLYSRKPLLMIRKEKKGYGTSKLIEGELNTGERVAVVEDVTTTGGSLLRAVRAIQENGGVVEKTFVVVDREEGAVDEFKKRGIELIPLISVSDFRDDQ is encoded by the coding sequence ATGCAGGTCAAAGATCAGGAGAAACTCAGAGAGACACTCATAAAACTTCTTTCAGAGAGAAATGTCATTCAGAGGGGTAAGTTTGTCCTCTCATCAGGCAGAGAAAGTGATTATTACGTTGATATCAAGCGAGCTATAACCGACCCTGAGGTCCTTGATGTGATAGCGAGGCTCATAAAGGGTGAGGTGGAGGGTGCAGACAAGATTGCGGGCCCTGCCCTGGGCGCGGTCCCCATTGCAACTGCAGTGTCCCTTTACTCCAGAAAGCCCCTCCTCATGATAAGAAAGGAAAAGAAGGGTTATGGAACATCAAAACTCATTGAGGGTGAACTGAACACCGGTGAAAGGGTCGCTGTTGTGGAGGACGTCACAACAACCGGAGGATCACTTCTACGGGCCGTGAGGGCGATCCAGGAAAATGGAGGGGTGGTTGAGAAAACATTTGTTGTGGTTGACCGTGAGGAGGGGGCGGTTGATGAATTCAAAAAGAGGGGTATTGAACTCATACCCCTGATATCAGTCTCTGATTTCAGGGATGATCAGTGA
- the nifB gene encoding FeMo cofactor biosynthesis protein NifB gives MPDQRQTRFAHITKAHPCFNEKLHDRVGRIHLPIAPRCNIHCKFCTRDISECENRPGVTARIMTAEDAVKHVEKVKNEMPISVIGVAGPGDALANEETFEFFKKASKKFPDLLKCLSTNGLLLPDKADELAEIGVNTVTVTVNAIDPDIGEKIYSFVIYKDKVYHGREAFEVLSRNQLEGIEKLAEKGIIVKVNSVLIPGLNDEHIVDIAREVKKRGASLMNVIPLIPMGEMKDYPRPTCEEIERVRNEVEKIIPVFRACTQCRADAYGIPGKKGADKHLDMTPASHY, from the coding sequence ATGCCTGACCAGAGACAGACACGCTTTGCCCACATAACAAAGGCTCACCCTTGCTTCAATGAGAAACTGCACGACAGGGTTGGAAGGATCCACCTGCCCATCGCACCCCGCTGCAATATTCACTGCAAGTTCTGCACAAGGGATATCAGTGAATGCGAAAACCGGCCAGGGGTCACTGCAAGGATCATGACAGCCGAGGATGCAGTAAAGCACGTTGAGAAGGTTAAGAACGAGATGCCCATAAGTGTAATAGGGGTCGCAGGACCCGGCGATGCCCTTGCAAATGAGGAGACCTTCGAGTTCTTCAAAAAGGCCAGCAAGAAGTTCCCGGACCTCCTAAAATGCCTCAGCACCAATGGCCTGCTCCTTCCAGATAAGGCTGATGAACTGGCAGAAATTGGTGTTAACACAGTCACAGTAACCGTGAACGCCATTGACCCTGACATAGGTGAGAAGATATACTCCTTTGTTATCTACAAGGATAAGGTCTACCATGGAAGGGAGGCCTTCGAGGTTCTCTCAAGGAACCAGCTTGAGGGTATAGAGAAACTTGCAGAGAAGGGTATCATTGTTAAGGTCAACAGTGTACTCATACCAGGCCTCAACGATGAACACATAGTCGACATTGCAAGGGAGGTTAAAAAGAGGGGAGCCTCCCTCATGAACGTTATACCACTCATACCGATGGGTGAGATGAAGGACTACCCACGGCCAACCTGTGAGGAGATCGAGAGGGTCAGGAACGAGGTTGAAAAGATAATACCCGTGTTCAGGGCATGCACACAGTGCAGGGCAGACGCCTACGGCATTCCAGGCAAAAAGGGCGCCGACAAGCACCTTGACATGACACCAGCGAGCCACTACTGA
- the mtnA gene encoding S-methyl-5-thioribose-1-phosphate isomerase: MKTLEWKDNRLILIDQRKLPDSLEYFQCENYRDVIYAIKNMVVRGAPAIGVTAAFGVALADLAGEDAERAAEEIKSSRPTAVNLFWAVDRVMKSGSPLDEALKIYREDMETNRAIGAHGASIIHDGDTILTHCNAGALACVDYGTALGVVRAARDQGKNVTVICDETRPVGQGARLSVWEMQQEGIPVKLIADVAAGYLMQRGMIDKVIIGADRVAEGGVANKIGSLMVALSAKRFNVPFYVAAPLSTFDRENSIYDVEIEERSPEEVLYYGGCRIAPENTEVINPAFDIVPSDLIDGIITEEGIVDPL, encoded by the coding sequence ATGAAGACACTGGAATGGAAGGACAACCGGCTCATCCTTATAGACCAGAGAAAACTTCCCGATTCACTGGAGTACTTTCAGTGTGAAAACTACCGGGACGTCATATACGCAATAAAAAACATGGTTGTAAGGGGCGCCCCGGCCATTGGGGTAACAGCAGCGTTTGGAGTCGCCCTGGCAGACCTTGCAGGCGAGGATGCTGAAAGAGCTGCAGAGGAGATAAAGTCGTCAAGGCCAACCGCAGTGAACCTTTTCTGGGCAGTGGACCGTGTAATGAAATCCGGGTCCCCACTTGACGAGGCCCTGAAGATCTACAGGGAGGATATGGAGACCAACAGGGCCATAGGGGCTCACGGGGCCAGCATAATCCATGATGGAGATACAATCTTAACCCACTGCAATGCAGGCGCCCTTGCCTGTGTTGACTATGGCACGGCCCTGGGTGTTGTGAGGGCCGCCAGGGATCAGGGAAAGAATGTGACTGTTATATGTGATGAGACAAGGCCAGTGGGACAGGGCGCCCGTTTGAGTGTCTGGGAGATGCAGCAGGAGGGCATACCTGTTAAACTGATAGCGGACGTTGCAGCGGGATACCTCATGCAGAGGGGAATGATAGATAAGGTTATAATAGGCGCTGACCGTGTGGCAGAGGGCGGTGTGGCAAACAAGATAGGGTCACTCATGGTTGCACTCTCAGCAAAACGGTTCAATGTACCCTTTTACGTTGCAGCACCCCTCAGCACCTTTGACAGGGAAAATTCAATTTATGATGTTGAGATCGAGGAGAGGAGTCCCGAAGAGGTCCTCTATTATGGCGGCTGCAGGATAGCCCCGGAAAATACCGAGGTCATCAACCCTGCATTTGACATAGTACCCTCTGATCTTATAGACGGCATCATAACAGAGGAGGGTATAGTGGATCCATTGTGA
- a CDS encoding methanogenesis marker 3 protein, giving the protein MFVKVNGLDVELPEGATVRDAIDATGAPYVEGALVGLISGTRELERTIDTYRIKTTAGSILIELLPEEAPEIVETWREVYSNLENLRIRWTTPSEISMGPLKTELEPSRKEFFYDENEVIMSLSGFSPDSTHIIISRDPHSSVYGAPAENRGVFARVTGGGRTIERLTDRDVIRSVEPVVERKSIVESAAVTDLETPLEDGNQIFTYVKVKPSHESPQSVEHFFTMVEEGKLRVDYEANSFIGFYSLQGIKKDPEKIAKRNRGTVTLRNTGRGAGRVYIYREDRVSTPSHNLIGNVTDGMELVDIAGEGDHITVECEPGRIMTVSMTQKDAEEYLKGYGVEQIRDGIMLDDAIVVAQDPPYTMDILKEGKVRTVGIEADKILEVELDPGAPRSSWYFRRLTGLIDTPIGSLKVHFAFPGMKVVMFEGDRSLAKGLVPEKTPANCVKKGSIGITNMSRRHIGMVGVRLEDNDEYGPTGEPFNGTNIIGRITEGLENVEKFKEGDTVYVRERKKS; this is encoded by the coding sequence ATGTTTGTTAAGGTTAATGGACTGGATGTTGAACTCCCGGAGGGGGCCACAGTGAGGGATGCCATCGATGCTACAGGGGCCCCCTATGTGGAAGGCGCCCTTGTGGGCCTCATAAGCGGCACAAGGGAACTTGAAAGGACAATAGACACATACCGGATCAAAACAACAGCAGGAAGCATCCTGATTGAACTGCTCCCTGAGGAAGCACCTGAAATCGTTGAGACATGGAGGGAGGTCTACAGCAACCTTGAAAACCTCCGTATAAGGTGGACAACCCCATCCGAGATTTCAATGGGACCCCTGAAAACAGAACTGGAGCCGTCAAGGAAGGAATTCTTCTACGACGAGAATGAGGTTATAATGAGCCTCTCAGGGTTCAGCCCGGATTCAACCCATATAATAATCTCCAGGGACCCCCATTCATCAGTATACGGCGCCCCAGCTGAGAACAGGGGTGTTTTTGCAAGGGTAACCGGAGGGGGAAGAACCATTGAGCGGCTGACAGACCGCGACGTGATAAGGTCAGTGGAACCAGTTGTTGAGAGAAAAAGCATAGTTGAGAGCGCCGCAGTGACAGACCTTGAAACACCACTTGAGGATGGAAACCAGATATTCACCTACGTTAAGGTAAAACCATCCCACGAGTCCCCCCAGTCTGTTGAACACTTCTTCACAATGGTGGAGGAGGGGAAACTGAGGGTCGACTATGAGGCCAACTCATTCATAGGTTTCTACTCCCTTCAGGGGATAAAAAAGGATCCTGAAAAAATAGCAAAGAGAAACAGGGGCACAGTGACCCTTCGAAACACTGGAAGGGGCGCTGGAAGGGTTTACATATACAGGGAGGACAGGGTTTCAACACCATCCCACAACCTCATAGGAAACGTTACAGATGGAATGGAACTGGTGGATATAGCAGGGGAAGGGGACCACATCACGGTGGAGTGCGAACCCGGTAGGATAATGACAGTCTCCATGACCCAGAAGGATGCAGAGGAATACCTTAAAGGGTACGGTGTTGAGCAGATAAGGGACGGCATAATGCTTGACGATGCGATCGTTGTGGCCCAGGACCCACCCTACACCATGGACATACTCAAGGAGGGAAAGGTCAGAACAGTGGGCATAGAGGCCGATAAAATCCTGGAGGTTGAACTGGACCCTGGTGCGCCAAGGTCCTCATGGTACTTCCGCAGACTCACAGGCCTCATCGACACACCCATCGGATCCCTCAAGGTACACTTCGCCTTCCCAGGCATGAAGGTGGTGATGTTTGAGGGTGACAGATCCCTGGCAAAGGGCCTTGTACCGGAGAAAACACCTGCAAACTGCGTTAAAAAGGGCAGCATTGGCATAACAAACATGTCAAGGAGACACATAGGTATGGTTGGTGTTAGACTCGAGGACAACGATGAATACGGCCCAACAGGGGAACCATTCAACGGCACCAACATAATAGGCAGAATCACAGAGGGCCTTGAGAATGTTGAAAAATTCAAAGAGGGGGACACGGTGTATGTCCGGGAAAGAAAAAAATCATGA
- a CDS encoding methanogenesis marker 2 protein, whose product MDLDDIIHSLKNFEGVTRKRPIRNIVSILNDAFSVSGKTHLGYGDDASAIRIGDGKLLLLAADGIWGRLMEADPHWAGYCSVLVNVNDIAAMGGKPVGMVNVLSINSRETCYSVMEGIREGAEKFGVPMVGGHVHPDTPYDALDVSIAGIASEDALITSCDAEPGDRVIVGIDLDGRPHPSFPLNWDTTTHKTPEEVQFQIEVMSIIAERKLVTAGKDISNPGTLGTLGMLLEASDVGAWVELESIPRNRSVRWEDWLRMYPGSGFVLTARPENVAECIELLESAGITASDAGEIVSERKLHLVHDNDERVLFDFERDIITGVIEEKI is encoded by the coding sequence TTGGATTTAGATGATATCATCCATTCCCTTAAAAATTTTGAGGGTGTAACAAGAAAACGGCCAATAAGAAATATAGTTTCTATTCTTAATGATGCATTCAGTGTCTCGGGGAAAACACATCTCGGTTACGGTGATGACGCATCGGCCATCAGGATCGGAGACGGAAAACTTCTTTTACTGGCAGCAGATGGAATATGGGGGCGTCTGATGGAGGCTGACCCCCACTGGGCCGGTTACTGTTCTGTGCTTGTTAATGTTAACGATATTGCAGCCATGGGCGGCAAACCCGTGGGCATGGTCAATGTTCTCTCAATTAACTCACGGGAGACCTGTTACAGTGTGATGGAGGGTATAAGGGAGGGGGCAGAGAAGTTCGGTGTCCCAATGGTAGGGGGCCACGTGCACCCTGACACACCCTACGACGCACTTGATGTTTCAATTGCAGGTATAGCATCTGAGGATGCTCTCATAACAAGCTGTGACGCAGAACCCGGCGACAGGGTTATAGTGGGCATAGACCTCGATGGAAGGCCACACCCCTCATTTCCCCTGAACTGGGACACAACCACCCATAAAACACCTGAGGAGGTGCAGTTCCAGATTGAGGTAATGTCCATCATCGCAGAGAGAAAGCTGGTAACTGCAGGTAAGGATATAAGCAACCCGGGGACACTTGGAACACTGGGGATGCTACTTGAGGCATCGGATGTGGGTGCATGGGTGGAACTGGAATCAATACCACGTAACAGATCAGTTAGGTGGGAGGACTGGCTTCGAATGTACCCTGGCTCAGGTTTTGTGCTGACGGCACGCCCAGAAAATGTTGCTGAATGTATTGAACTACTCGAGTCTGCCGGAATAACCGCATCAGACGCAGGGGAGATAGTATCCGAAAGAAAACTCCACTTAGTCCATGATAATGATGAAAGGGTCCTCTTTGACTTTGAAAGGGACATCATAACAGGTGTGATAGAAGAAAAAATATGA
- a CDS encoding DUF2117 domain-containing protein, with translation MRIGVVVHGPQIVDSGYAAKLIDFLKKYGEVRARLGGTMGRTAVYDAHLEDVIDISEKRLPSESVDLFADEGVDIVVLMNYGKSRITGHGFGYKVFQRSEKKPPVVQIERPGEPDGSVVAWKREAEPFAEKLARELELEMVDPEEVCREIFHGEPCGEQKPDRREYRRLVGVSENENIFVNGIVVGVSTSDDVTLVAEDGVITEIIGGNIKEHGVEKLGRVNLKDAVVKTGLLRRSEVRPRKVKVRKNNKKKYRVSFLNHAAEDIYTLHDSDLVVTVGDDTTLVAADILYRFDVPIIGITDGDIDRVVKKGFKCADSIIIEFDGGWDDIVGERIHRELFRGKNTIETHDLETFKRDLLQIIDNIGASYTVRYT, from the coding sequence ATGAGGATAGGCGTGGTTGTCCACGGACCGCAGATAGTTGATTCAGGATACGCAGCAAAACTCATAGATTTTCTAAAAAAATATGGGGAGGTCAGGGCAAGACTCGGGGGCACAATGGGGCGGACCGCGGTCTATGACGCCCACCTTGAGGATGTTATAGACATATCAGAGAAGAGACTCCCAAGTGAATCGGTTGACCTCTTTGCAGATGAGGGAGTTGACATTGTTGTCCTTATGAACTACGGAAAATCCCGTATCACAGGGCACGGATTTGGATACAAGGTTTTCCAGAGATCAGAAAAAAAACCGCCAGTTGTTCAGATAGAAAGACCAGGCGAACCCGATGGAAGTGTTGTGGCATGGAAGAGGGAGGCCGAGCCATTCGCAGAGAAACTGGCACGTGAACTTGAACTCGAAATGGTGGATCCAGAGGAGGTATGCAGGGAGATCTTCCATGGAGAACCATGCGGTGAACAGAAGCCTGACAGAAGGGAGTACCGGAGACTCGTGGGTGTCTCAGAGAATGAGAACATATTCGTAAATGGTATAGTTGTGGGTGTCTCAACGTCAGACGACGTCACCCTTGTTGCAGAGGATGGTGTGATCACTGAGATAATAGGGGGGAACATAAAGGAACACGGTGTTGAAAAACTTGGAAGGGTTAACCTCAAGGATGCGGTTGTAAAGACAGGACTTCTCCGCCGCTCCGAGGTAAGACCCAGAAAGGTGAAGGTAAGGAAAAATAATAAAAAGAAGTACCGGGTTTCGTTCTTAAACCACGCAGCAGAGGACATATACACGCTTCATGACTCTGATCTTGTTGTCACGGTTGGAGATGATACAACGCTCGTGGCTGCAGATATACTCTATAGATTCGATGTTCCCATAATAGGGATAACAGACGGTGATATAGATAGGGTGGTTAAGAAGGGCTTCAAATGCGCAGATTCGATTATAATAGAGTTTGATGGGGGATGGGACGATATAGTTGGCGAAAGAATCCACAGGGAGCTCTTCAGGGGTAAAAACACCATTGAAACCCATGATTTGGAAACTTTTAAAAGGGATTTACTACAGATTATAGATAATATAGGTGCAAGCTACACCGTGAGATACACCTAA